From one Brachypodium distachyon strain Bd21 chromosome 4, Brachypodium_distachyon_v3.0, whole genome shotgun sequence genomic stretch:
- the LOC100843085 gene encoding zinc finger CCCH domain-containing protein 67 — protein MGEASEYEGVDVAAVSSRLLELAADDDAEALGCLLAVHPCLADEPAPWYSSARGAEPMTPLMVAAAYGSVACLDALLSPPHLADPNRASASSLSTPLHLAAAGGAPSAPTAVSRLLASGADPTLLDHLHRRPSDLVALPPNSLPLKNHLLSLLGARKEWPPDPSLPDIKNGAYASDDFRMYSFKVRACSRAYSHDWTECPFVHPGENARRRDPRKYHYSCVPCPEFKKGAGCRRGDMCEYAHGVFESWLHPAQYRTRLCKDGVGCARRVCFFAHTPEELRPLYVSTGSAVPSPRGAMEMAAMGMGLSSPGSSFTPPMSPSGGGSGMSWPQPNLPALCLPGSAGNLHLSRLRTSLSARAMAVDELLAAVDYDNHVGSPASVRSARGKALVPSNLDDLFSAEMAASHSPRYADQGGAAHSPTHRSALLNQFQQQQSLLSPRAMATPEPVSPMSSRLLAALAQREKMQQQTLRSMSSRDLGSNASVLVGSPVVSSSWSKWGLPSGAPDWGADNDELGRLKRSSSFDLRSGANTDEPDLSWVNTLVKETTPEKSLIHGTMGTESIGILGRSANHREGIDGEDIAILGRSANRREGIDGEEDAATGVIGGWLEQLQLDEMVV, from the coding sequence atggggGAGGCCTCCGAGTACGAAGGCGTCGATGTGGCGGCTGTCTCCTCGAGGCTGCTGGAGCtggcggccgacgacgacgcggaGGCGCTCGGGTGCCTCCTCGCGGTGCACCCGTGCCTCGCCGACGAGCCCGCGCCGTGGTACTCCTcggcgcggggcgcggagCCCATGACGCCGCTcatggtcgccgccgcctacgGATCCGTGGCCTGCCTCGACGCCCTCCTGTCTCCGCCCCACCTCGCCGACCCCAACCGCGCCTCCGCGTCGTCCCTCTCCACcccgctccacctcgccgctGCAGGCGGCGCTCCATCGGCGCCCACAGCTGTGTCCCGCCTCCTAGCTTCCGGCGCGGATCCCACGCTTCTCGACCatctccaccgccggccgtCGGACCTCGTCGCGCTGCCGCCCAACTCGCTGCCGCTGAAGAaccacctcctctccctccttgGTGCCCGCAAGGAGTGGCCGCCGGACCCCTCCCTCCCGGACATCAAGAACGGCGCCTACGCCTCCGACGACTTCCGCATGTACTCCTTCAAGGTCCGCGCGTGCTCGAGGGCCTATTCCCACGACTGGACGGAGTGCCCCTTCGTCCATCCCGGCGAGAACGCGCGGCGGAGGGACCCCAGGAAGTACCACTACAGCTGCGTTCCCTGCCCGGAGTTCAAGAAGGGCGCCGGGTGCAGGAGAGGGGACATGTGCGAGTATGCGCACGGGGTGTTTGAGAGCTGGCTCCACCCGGCGCAGTACCGGACGCGCCTCTGCAAGGACGGCGTCGGCTGTGCGCGCCGCGTTTGCTTCTTCGCTCACACGCCGGAGGAGCTCCGCCCGCTGTACGTTTCTACGGGCTCGGCCGTGCCGTCGCCGCGCGGGGCGATGGAGATGGCGGCCATGGGGATGGGGCTGTCCTCGCCAGGGTCTTCGTTCACACCGCCGATGTCGCCGTCTGGAGGGGGGAGTGGCATGTCGTGGCCTCAGCCTAACTTGCCGGCTCTGTGCCTGCCTGGCAGCGCGGGGAACCTGCACCTGAGTCGGCTACGCACCTCGCTGAGCGCAAGGGCCATGGCTGTCGATGAGCTGCTCGCTGCCGTGGACTATGACAACCATGTTGGATCTCCTGCCTCCGTGCGGTCGGCAAGGGGGAAGGCACTTGTTCCGTCAAACCTTGATGACCTCTTCTCTGCGGAGATGGCTGCCTCCCACTCGCCGCGGTATGCTGACCagggcggagctgcacactcaCCGACGCACAGGTCTGCCTTGCTGAACCAGTTCCAGCAGCAACAGAGCTTGCTCTCACCACGGGCCATGGCCACCCCAGAGCCGGTCTCTCCTATGAGTTCCCGCCTTCTCGCCGCCCTTGCACAACGGGAGAAGATGCAGCAGCAAACACTGCGGAGCATGAGCTCACGAGACCTGGGTTCCAACGCCTCGGTCCTTGTCGGCTCACCAGTGGTGAGCTCTAGCTGGTCCAAATGGGGTCTCCCCTCCGGCGCCCCGGACTGGGGTGCAGACAACGATGAGCTCGGTCGCCTGAAGCGGTCATCATCATTTGATCTCCGGTCTGGAGCCAACACAGATGAGCCAGACCTCTCATGGGTTAACACCTTAGTAAAGGAGACCACGCCAGAGAAATCTTTGATCCATGGGACCATGGGAACAGAATCTATTGGCATCTTGGGCCGATCAGCAAACCACCGCGAGGGCATTGATGGTGAAGACATTGCCATATTGGGTCGATCAGCAAACCGCCGTGAGGGCATCGATGGTGAGGAGGACGCTGCCACTGGTGTCATCGGCGGCTGGCTTGAACAGCTCCAGCTGGATGAGATGGTAGTCTAG
- the LOC100845825 gene encoding dicarboxylate transporter 1, chloroplastic produces the protein MASSTPAASPLTCHHLGLRLRPHLPSFSLRRRSTLSSKPISLSHSHSLPKPLALPPSATARRHLLPPVSAASPASTPAPVSPPAKPALKGAAIKPLLASIATGLLIWFIPAPAGVARNAWQLLAVFLATIVGIITQPLPLGAVALLGLGAAVLTRTLTFAAAFSAFGDPIPWLIALAFFFARGFIKTGLGNRVAYAFVSAFGGSTLGLGYSLVFAEAFLAPAIPSVSARAGGIFLPLVKSLCEACGSRTDDGTERKLGSWLMLTCFQTSVISSAMFLTAMAANPLAANLTASTIGQGIGWTLWAKAAIVPGLLSLIIVPLVLYVIYPPEVKSSPDAPRLAKEKLATMGPMSKEEIIMAGTLLLTVGLWIFGGMLSVDAVSAAILGLSVLLITGVVTWKECLAESVAWDTLTWFAALIAMAGYLNKYGLIAWFSETVVKFVGGLGLSWQLSFGVLVLLYFYSHYFFASGAAHIGAMFTAFLSVSSALGTPPLFAAMVLSFLSNIMGGLTHYGIGSAPVFYGAGYVPLAQWWGYGFVISVVNIIIWLGAGGFWWKMIGLW, from the exons atggcttcctccacgccggcggccTCGCCGCTCACCTGCCACCAcctcggcctccgcctccgcccccaccTCCCCTCCTTCTCCCTCCGCCGTCGCTCCACACTGTCCTCCAAacccatctccctctcccacTCCCACTCCCTCCCCAAACCACTGGCCCTGCCCCCAAGCGCCACCGctcgccgccatctcctcccgCCCGTCTCCGCCGCTTCTCCGGCGTCTACCCCCGCGCCGGTCTCGCCTCCGGCCAAGCCGGCGCTGAAGGGCGCGGCCATCAAGCCGCTGCTGGCCTCCATCGCCACGGGGCTGCTCATCTGGTTCAtcccggcgcccgccggcgtgGCCCGCAACGCGTGGCAGCTGCTCGCGGTGTTCCTCGCCACCATCGTCGGGATCATCACGCAGCCGCTGCCCCTCGGCGCCGTCGCGCTGCTcggcctcggcgccgccgtgctcaCCCGCACGCtcaccttcgccgccgccttctccgccTTCGGGGACCCCATCCCGTGGCTCATCGcgctcgccttcttcttcgcgCGAGGGTTCATCAAGACCGGGCTCGGCAACCGCGTCGCCTACGCCTTCGTCTCCGCATTCGGTGGATCCACGCTCGGCCTCGGCTACTCGCTCGTCTTCGCCGAGGCGTTCCTCGCCCCCGCGATCCCCTCCGTCTCCGCGCGGGCCGGCGGCATCTTCCTCCCGCTCGTCAAATCCCTCTGCGAGGCTTGCGGATCGCGCACCGACGATGGCACGGAGCGGAAGCTCGGCTCGTGGCTCATGCTCACATGCTTCCAGACATCGGTCATCTCGTCAGCCATGTTCCTCACCGCCATGGCGGCCAACCCGCTTGCGGCTAACCTGACGGCCAGCACCATCGGTCAGGGGATCGGGTGGACGCTGTGGGCCAAGGCGGCCATTGTGCCTGGGCTGCTCTCGCTGATAATTGTGCCATTGGTATTGTACGTGATCTACCCGCCGGAGGTGAAGTCCAGCCCTGATGCACCGCGCTTGGCCAAGGAGAAGCTGGCGACGATGGGGCCCATGAGCAAGGAGGAGATTATCATGGCCGGCACGCTTCTGCTCACG GTTGGTCTTTGGATCTTTGGAGGAATGCTGAGTGTAGATGCGGTGTCTGCGGCAATTCTTGGCCTGTCTGTCCTCCTAATTACAGGTGTTGTCACATGGAAAGAGTGTCTGGCAGAGTCTGTGGCATGGGATACCCTGACATGGTTTGCTGCGCTGATCGCAATGGCTGGCTACCTCAACAAATATGGGTTGATTGCCTGGTTCAGTGAGACTGTTGTTAAG TTTGTTGGAGGTCTTGGTCTCTCCTGGCAACTATCGTTCGGTGTCTTGGTGCTGCTGTACTTCTACTCCCACTATTTCTTTGCTAGTGGCGCTGCACACATTGGAGCAATGTTCACAGCATTCCTGTCAGTGTCGAGTGCCTTGGGCACCCCTCCGCTTTTCGCCGCCATGGTTCTGTCATTCCTCTCTAACATCATGGGTGGCCTCACCCACTACGGCATAGGGTCAGCCCCTGTCTTCTACGGCGCCGGGTATGTCCCCCTGGCTCAGTGGTGGGGCTATGGATTTGTCATCTCCGTTGTTAACATCATCATCTGGCTTGGTGCCGGAGGCTTCTGGTGGAAGATGATTGGTTTGTGGTGA